A genome region from Cryptosporidium parvum Iowa II chromosome 8, whole genome shotgun sequence includes the following:
- a CDS encoding clathrin assembly protein yields the protein MLKFLLLVNKQGQIRLSQYYTHVSKEERFILEGQLIRKCLLKGENQCPFIEFNNYKIVFRRYASLYFIMGLENSNTNELSYYELIHFIVETLDKYFENVCELDIMFNLDKAHIIIEEIIMCGRIAETNKSNIMQYMSLLEKASQSNDDINSMIMSVKK from the exons ATGCTTAAGTTCTTATTACTCGTCAACAAGCAGGGTCAGATCAGACTAAGCCAGTACTATACGCATGTTTCAAAAGAGGAAAGATTTATTCTAGAAGGACAGTTAATAAGAAAATGCTTATTAAAGGGGGAAAATCAATGCCCATTTATTGAGTTTAATAACTATAAG aTTGTTTTTAGGAGATATGCATCgttatattttataatgGGACTTGAGAATTCTAACACA AATGAACTATCATATTATGAACTTATACACTTTATTGTAGAGACTttagataaatattttgagaatgtg tGTGAACTGGATATTATGTTTAATTTGGATAAGGCTCACATAATTATTGAGGAAATTATTATGTGTGGAAGAATTGCAGAAactaataaatcaaatataatgCAGTATATGAGTCTTTTAGAAAAAGCCTCACAGAGCAATGAcgatattaattcaatgaTTATGTCTGTGAAAAAGTAG
- a CDS encoding hypothetical protein (signal peptide containing protein with central region possible conserved in plasmodium and wider conserved, transmembrane domain within C-terminus), which yields MIKCKVFPTFLVIFGIFYAITLCSTIQYIGYCENHEFHEIYVRVIEKLYNKNEEITKRDKRNENNKQIIIGKKYFNALDSINNQREIQNQPNLEYLKDENSIYKTYSQRRSYFTNLNPADCRINILRRHKIKISRVSVSVMESFDRLIQLVDILSSRKPCPYCKGCNDSRLDSLPIWVSPILHRQIKRVNSQLDNKLCLILKKDSKLNSIIREIIFSIKDKKLTNFDGITSNYITSLSSLVARTKLRRKENFPLYLLGGIFELMLDDLRKVGIKISSCHPSQFLFKCSWHPIKQNLEISAKLKAVSKSMLNIYKSLELESDSTTSNSDKSFKLSFKRKISGEYYEPFKVSKEQSNNFEESILNKDIIKIPTSSGSHSSCISTTIGTSVGSNLSSTLGSSHISPQNKCIPPFLDSMIMLRNDGSPNPDLHICGSLETIKHKNTRLEEKEEVEIKVSREDKMDEKSKLKVIQGAPYVSQLAALHYDYASSSSNSKVLSWSEGVLRPKSVQSSNPDSYLLVPCNKPMWFVIGFQEDIFLEYIALFSLEYFSSSFREIEISGSLIYPTKQWIPIGILRRNQILPKEMFDLKTLCVKHDEGNHLFDHLVYNIDDHDHIHTSLKGSRVSDIKEDNTLSKASDKIDHRNNRDQSVSGIRKDSIISGGHIKENNLVHGSNPCWVRYIRVRAISYYEEGHYYCHLNRIQIFGNNVINRLEVEMGGGDRRSSISMSEMEESVKDVENRLWKRDIERDIHETINDQKPQIMYFNSSNFNTGTNNKKRKDDDMLGAFEVKRSESRSLLIKNQEKDKYIDKREIFEDHLESINGRYFTNSKSHPLLSLIDRVKILEKQLDTVKLERRAIIADFNSSFDDINDSIYRLSNSVKFLQDILLGSNMNNTENEQNDTDQIKFLKLGDIYLIQSLNLVGSYLERFLGKYYSGEAITYLTQLFESIRLSILNLFGYFYNHFQTLIIALLFTTLFISQIILFKKYISLKRRLHNTLQFFKSYSQSSNASPKNSILLDENLFFQKNLNFKLHSNPVTNTYRFSNNQSNSNTISTSNSNMNSNLNINDGNNISVGDITLGNYTPSTIKNNNNNSNLTFESNSVVFQGNETAFLSQTSVENSHKDSEICKIDNTKSQNITTHKQEAKEDFPDISDTIGRHE from the coding sequence ATGATAAAATGTAAAGTTTTTCCGACATTTTTAGTCATTTTTGGTATTTTCTATGCAATCACTCTATGCTCAACTATCCAATATATAGGATATTGTGAAAACCATGAATTTCATGAAATTTACGTCAGAGTTATTGAGAAactatataataaaaatgaggAAATTACCAAAAGAGAcaaaagaaatgaaaataataagcAAATAATCattggaaaaaaatattttaatgcACTTgattctattaataatcaGAGAGAAATCCAAAATCAACCaaatcttgaatatttaaaagatgaaaaCAGTATCTATAAGACATATTCTCAAAGAAGAAGTTATTTCACAAACTTAAATCCTGCTGATTgtagaattaatattctaaGAAGAcacaaaatcaaaatttcaaGAGTTTCAGTATCTGTAATGGAATCATTTGATCGACTTATTCAACTTGTTGATATACTTTCTTCTAGAAAACCATGCCCTTATTGTAAAGGTTGTAATGATTCTAGACTTGACAGTTTACCAATATGGGTTTCCCCAATTCTACATAGACAAATAAAAAGAGTAAATTCTCAATTAGATAATAAGTTATgtctaatattaaaaaaagattcaaaaCTCAATTCCATTATACGAGAGAtcattttttcaattaaagataaaaagTTAACAAACTTTGATGGTATTACTAGTAATTATATTACAAGCTTATCAAGTTTAGTAGCTAGAACAAAGTTAAGaaggaaagaaaattttCCTTTATATCTTCTTGGAGGAATTTTTGAGCTAATGTTAGACGATTTACGTAAAGTTGGTATAAAAATTAGCTCTTGTCATCCTTCACAATTTCTATTTAAGTGTTCTTGGCATCcaattaaacaaaatttggaaatttcTGCTAAGCTTAAAGCTGTTTCAAAGTCTAtgttgaatatatataaaagtTTGGAGTTAGAATCAGATTCTACTACTTCAAATAGTGATAAATCCTTtaaattatcttttaaGAGGAAAATATCTGGTGAATACTATGAACCTTTTAAGGTTTCAAAAGAACAGtccaataattttgaagaaagtatacttaataaagatattattaagattCCAACATCTTCAGGATCACATAGTTCTTGTATTTCAACAACAATAGGAACTTCTGTTGGTTCAAATTTATCTTCTACATTAGGATCTTCCCATATTTCTCCCCAAAATAAATGTATTCCACCATTTTTGGATAGTATGATTATGTTAAGAAATGATGGAAGTCCAAATCCTGATTTACATATATGTGGTAGTTTAGAAACTATTAAACATAAGAATACAAGATTGGAAGAGAAAGAAGAGGTTGAAATCAAAGTTTCTAGAGAAGATAAAATGGATGAGaaaagtaaattaaaagttATTCAAGGAGCACCTTATGTAAGCCAATTAGCAGCTCTACATTATGATTATGCATCAAGTTCTTCTAATAGTAAAGTTTTATCTTGGAGTGAAGGAGTATTACGTCCAAAATCTGTTCAATCTTCTAATCCAGATTCATATCTATTAGTACCTTGTAATAAGCCAATGTGGTTTGTTATAGGATTTCAAGAAGatatatttcttgaatatattgcattattttctcttgaatatttttcatcatcttttagagaaattgaaatttctgGTAGCTTAATATATCCAACTAAACAATGGATACCTATCGGTATATTAAgaagaaatcaaatattaccAAAAGAAATGTTTGATTTAAAGACTTTATGTGTAAAACATGATGAAGGAAATCATCTTTTTGATCATTTAGTctataatattgatgatcATGATCATATTCATACCAGTTTAAAAGGATCTAGAGTATCtgatattaaagaagataataCCTTAAGTAAAGCATCTGATAAAATAGATCATAGAAATAATAGAGATCAATCAGTATCTGGTATTAGAAAAGATTCTATTATTTCTGGTGGCCATATTAAGGAGAATAACTTAGTTCATGGTTCAAATCCATGTTGGGTTCGTTATATTAGAGTGAGAGCAATATCATATTATGAAGAAGGACATTATTATTGTCATTTAAATAggattcaaatttttggaaataatgTAATTAATAGATTAGAGGTTGAGATGGGAGGAGGTGATAGAAGAAGTTCTATTTCAATGTCAGAGATGGAAGAGAGTGTTAAAGATGTAGAGAATCGTCTTTGGAAAAGAGATATTGAAAGAGATATACATGAAACAATAAATGATCAGAAACCACAAATAATGTATTTTAATTCTAGTAATTTTAATACAGgtacaaataataaaaaaagaaaagatgaTGATATGCTTGGAGCATTTGAGGTTAAAAGATCAGAAAGTAGGAGTTTATTAATCAAGAATCAAGAAAAGGATAAGTATATTGATAAGAGagaaatttttgaagatCATTTAGAATCAATAAATGGTCGTTATTttacaaattcaaaatcacATCCATTATTATCTCTAATAGATAGAGTTAAGATTTTAGAGAAACAATTGGATACAGTGAAGCTTGAAAGAAGAGCAATTATTGCAGATTTTAACTCTTCTTTTGATGATATAAATGATTCAATATATAGACTTTCAAATTCAGTAAAATTTCTCCAAGATATACTATTGGGTTctaatatgaataatacAGAAAATGAACAAAATGATACAGATCAgatcaaatttttaaaattgggagatatttatttaatccAAAGTTTAAATTTAGTAGGAAGTTACCTTGAAAGATTTCttggaaaatattattcagGTGAAGCAATAACCTATTTAACACAACTATTTGAAAGTATAAGGTTATCAATActaaatttatttggttACTTTTATAATCATTTCCAGACTTTAATTATTGCATTACTTTTTActactttatttatttctcagataattctatttaaaaagtatatttcattaaaaagaaGACTTCATAATACCTTAcaattctttaaatcttATTCTCAAAGTAGCAATGCAAGTCCTAAAAATAGTATATTACTGGATGaaaacttattttttcaaaaaaaccTTAATTTCAAACTCCATTCTAATCCTGTAACCAATACTTATAGATTTTCAAACAATCAGTCAAATTCTAACACTATTTCTActtcaaattctaatatgaattctaatttgaatataaacgatgggaataatatttcagtTGGAGATATTACATTAGGCAATTACACTCCTTCAACaataaaaaacaataataataactctAATTTAACTTTTGAAAGTAATTCTGTGGTATTTCAAGGAAATGAAACAGCGTTTTTATCTCAAACAAGTGTTGAAAATTCACACAAGGATTCAGAGATATGTAAAATTGACAACACAAAATCTCAAAATATTACAACACATAAACAAGAAGCTAAAGAAGATTTTCCAGATATTTCAGATACAATTGGTAGACATGAATAG
- a CDS encoding 3 transmembrane region protein (transcripts identified by EST), whose translation MFKRGVITANLANLVIAILLSGCAFGGVMLVQNWTMFDGVILSWELTPSQLYITLNCSSRSKRFLGFCVNGIKEIHGSFANVVQAICNPSEKYKFLTNSCEDAISLTNYLNIIYFVLLASASVSIFGVAFLMLYSRSFKVEDNKTNCKTSEVILKSKPRIGLAVVSILFSILALLGVSFCSVLVIYLSQSLQDILSFSSDVPIFTIEPFKGSLGWGFYLLLLANSLLIVHILALVDSTRMAKNLWLFSQEIMESNAAKQHSEIVIKNTNKVPEKFFVHSFPPSSIETQGLQNTGSTFLPNSGVVGSRIQVPITSEDQSHCQYMPLVQNQQLYPKISNTPSTRSVWGFFPVNLLPRFNPYNSGMPNFMNNYGDHHCHRHQGCNHHHHHHHHHN comes from the exons ATGTTTAAAAGAGGAGTTATTACTGCTAATTTGGCAAATTTGGTAATTGCTATACTG cttTCAGGATGTGCGTTTGGAGGGGTAATGTTAGTTCAAAATTGGACTATGTTTGATGGAGTTATTCTATCATGGGAATTGACACCAAGCCAGCTTTACATTACTTTAAACTGTTCATCTAGAAGCAAAAGATTTTTAGGATTTTGTGTAAATggtattaaagaaattcatGGTAGCTTTGCTAATGTTGTTCAGGCAATTTGTAACCCTTCAGAAAAGTATAAATTCTTAACAAATTCTTGCGAAGATGCAATTTCTTTGactaattatttaaatattatatactTTGTTTTATTAGCTTCAGCATCCGTTTCTATATTTGGGGTGGCATTCTTAATGTTGTATAGCAGAAGTTTCAAGGTTGAAGATAATAAGACAAATTGTAAAACATCTGaagtaattttaaaatctaAACCAAGAATTGGTTTAGCAGTTGTATCAATTCTATTCAGTATTTTGGCTTTATTAGGAGTCAGCTTTTGCAGTGTATtagttatttatttgagCCAATCTTTACAGGATATACTATCATTTAGTTCTGATGTTCCAATATTTACAATTGAACCTTTCAAAGGTTCACTAGGATGGGGATTCTATTTACTTTTATTGGCCAATTCTCTATTAATTGTACATATATTGGCTCTTGTAGATTCAACAAGAATGGCAAAAAATCTTTGGTTATTTAGTCAAGAAATTATGGAAAGTAATGCAGCAAAACAACATTCTGAGATTGTGATTAAGAATACTAATAAAGTACCAGAGAAATTTTTTGTTCATAGTTTTCCACCATCTTCAATTGAAACTCAAGGACTTCAAAACACTGGATCCACTTTTCTACCAAATTCAGGAGTTGTTGGAAGTCGTATCCAAGTTCCTATTACTAGTGAAGATCAGTCTCATTGCCAGTATATGCCTTTAGTTCAAAATCAACAATTATATCCAAAGATTAGTAATACTCCATCAACAAGGTCAGTATGGGGATTTTTCCCAGTTAACTTACTTCCTCGTTTTAATCCATACAACTCTGGAATGCCAAATTTTATGAATAACTATGGAGATCATCACTGTCATAGACATCAAGGATGTAaccatcatcatcatcaccatcatcatcataatTAA
- a CDS encoding tRNA synthetase class II, whose amino-acid sequence MAALKNKIHIKEQFPKILNGKTTPIITDCIYKEIEMLNNLESKKADFSGAKLIARGYFRHKCGHTYCNENISNIEHKISLITNSQDISSDQEDQTEKDTISEVNNAGNQNIPRTFDSFRCILDVISKDNNSKKFIVASQDPLLRKKLHKVPGVPLIYLNNQVPILEQPSTASYNHKFASEEHRMGPQKWEYSLIPSLKSLIQNNNNLDNNESQESK is encoded by the coding sequence ATGGCAGCtcttaaaaataaaatacatATAAAAGAACAGTTTCCaaagattttgaatggGAAAACTACTCCCATTATAACTGATTGCATATACAAAGAGATTGAAATGcttaataatttggaaaGTAAAAAAGCAGATTTTTCTGGTGCAAAACTAATAGCTAGAGGATACTTCAGGCATAAATGTGGTCATACTTACTGTAATGAAAATATCTCTAATATTGAACATAAGATTTCTCTTATAACAAACAGTCAGGATATTTCTTCTGATCAAGAAGATCAAACTGAAAAAGATACTATTTCTGAAGTTAATAATGCAggaaatcaaaatattccaCGTACATTTGATTCTTTTAGATGCATTTTAGATGttatttcaaaagataataattctaaaaaaTTCATTGTTGCTTCTCAAGATCCTCTTTTAAGAAAGAAACTTCATAAAGTTCCTGGAGTTCctttgatttatttaaataatcaagTTCCTATATTGGAACAACCATCTACTGCATCTTATAATCACAAGTTTGCATCTGAAGAACACAGAATGGGGCCTCAAAAGTGGGAATACTCTTTAATTCCATCATTAAAGAGCTTAATtcagaataataataatcttgataataatgagaGCCAAGAATCAAAGTAa
- a CDS encoding clathrin assembly protein AP19, small subunit: MHEILDTSNRFSGVKRNSPLYLDSDLNIEGKMIFHRFHKRKWKMYIDSSKTKIFRMRRTQTGGVIPTNIQLGANQKIRIEAIDCLDCRIDHSDTIERRDHGVTSLIKKDEFRY, encoded by the coding sequence ATGCATGAAATTCTTGATACATCTAATAGATTTTCTGGagtaaaaagaaattctcCTTTATACTTAGATtctgatttaaatattgaaggGAAGATGATATTTCATAGATTCCATAAGCGAAAATGGAAAATGTATATAGATTCTAGCAAAACAAAAATCTTTAGAATGAGGAGGACTCAGACAGGTGGTGTGATTCCTACTAATATTCAATTAGGAGCAAATCAAAAGATTAGAATTGAAGCAATTGATTGTCTTGATTGCAGAATTGATCATTCTGACACTATAGAAAGAAGAGATCACGGAGTTACAAGTTTAATTAAGAAAGATGAATTTAGATACTAA